A region of Desulfolithobacter dissulfuricans DNA encodes the following proteins:
- a CDS encoding sigma-70 family RNA polymerase sigma factor, whose amino-acid sequence MSTTGYGMAGQDSQDSQDTSTELLPRQIHPLVALPDEENLPAVSNPALHRYLQEISQYPLLSREETDELARRFKETGDPEAAYRLVSSNLRLVVKVAMDFQKYWMQNFMDLIQEGNVGLVQATKKFDPYRGVKFSYYAAYWIRAYILKFIMDNWRLVKIGTTQAQRKLFFGLNKEKKLLEAQGFKPDVKLLADRLNVKESEVIEMSQRMDNWDVSLESPVRSDSEDEQKNFLPFEGPGIEEVVAGREMQERIREILASLKDRLNDKEKMILDSRLLSDEPRTLQAIADEFGISRERVRQIEANLLKKLRQYLEKELPDIQNFFGDDNQVPTPGVRKAAS is encoded by the coding sequence ATGAGCACAACCGGGTACGGTATGGCTGGACAGGACTCTCAAGACTCCCAAGACACCTCAACGGAACTGTTGCCGCGGCAGATTCATCCCCTGGTCGCTCTGCCGGACGAGGAGAACCTGCCTGCTGTCAGTAATCCTGCCCTGCACCGCTATCTCCAGGAAATCAGCCAGTATCCTCTGCTTTCCCGGGAGGAGACCGATGAGCTTGCCAGGCGGTTCAAGGAGACTGGTGACCCGGAAGCGGCTTATCGGCTGGTGTCTTCCAACCTGCGCCTTGTGGTCAAGGTAGCCATGGATTTCCAGAAGTACTGGATGCAGAACTTCATGGATCTCATCCAGGAAGGCAATGTCGGCCTGGTTCAGGCAACCAAGAAGTTCGATCCCTATAGAGGGGTAAAATTTTCCTATTACGCCGCCTACTGGATCCGGGCCTACATACTGAAATTTATCATGGACAACTGGCGCCTGGTCAAGATCGGCACCACCCAGGCCCAGCGCAAGCTTTTTTTCGGCCTGAACAAGGAGAAGAAACTGCTGGAGGCCCAGGGTTTCAAGCCGGATGTCAAGCTGCTGGCCGACCGTCTCAATGTCAAGGAAAGCGAAGTCATAGAGATGAGCCAGCGTATGGACAATTGGGATGTTTCCCTTGAAAGTCCGGTGCGCAGTGACTCAGAAGACGAGCAGAAAAATTTTCTTCCCTTTGAAGGCCCCGGGATTGAGGAGGTCGTTGCCGGCCGGGAAATGCAGGAAAGAATCCGGGAAATACTCGCCAGTCTGAAGGACCGGCTCAACGACAAGGAAAAGATGATTCTGGATTCACGGCTGCTGAGCGACGAGCCCCGGACTCTGCAGGCCATTGCCGATGAATTCGGGATCTCCCGGGAGCGTGTGCGCCAGATCGAGGCGAATCTGCTGAAAAAACTCCGCCAGTACCTGGAGAAAGAGCTTCCTGATATCCAGAACTTTTTTGGCGACGACAACCAAGTCCCCACCCCAGGTGTCCGAAAGGCCGCATCCTGA
- a CDS encoding DegT/DnrJ/EryC1/StrS family aminotransferase, which translates to MKVPLLDLQPQMQPLREEILTAVTAVIDSTRYILGPEVAGLEDEVASYCGAHSGVGVSSGTDALLVSLMALGIGQGDLVLTTPYTFFATMGSIIRTGAMPVFCDIDPVSFNIDPEAMAEILEEDARGERRIRAIMPVHLFGQCAAMERILELARRYEVAVIEDAAQAIGAEYPMMTEQGVVWKRAGSMGDTGCFSFFPSKNLGGIGDGGMVTTNEPALAGRLRSLRNHGAEPKYFHASIGGNFRLDPIQATVLRIKLSHLESWHQGRRRNSEKYRQYFSDSGLNGSPVQLPEAVYRDFPDAADHNFHIYNQFIIRVPRRDELRAYLQEHEIGCEVYYPLCLHQQECLKSLDMSTRHFPVAEQAARESLALPIYPELSDAQIQYVVETIHSFYHR; encoded by the coding sequence ATGAAAGTACCTCTTCTTGATTTGCAGCCGCAGATGCAGCCGCTGCGTGAAGAAATTCTGACAGCGGTCACCGCTGTCATCGATTCCACCCGCTATATCCTGGGCCCTGAGGTTGCCGGCCTGGAGGACGAGGTCGCCAGCTACTGCGGAGCGCACAGTGGCGTGGGGGTATCCAGTGGTACCGATGCCCTGCTTGTCAGCCTGATGGCCCTGGGAATCGGCCAGGGTGACCTGGTTCTGACCACGCCCTACACCTTTTTTGCCACCATGGGCTCGATCATCCGCACCGGCGCCATGCCGGTTTTCTGTGATATCGATCCTGTTTCCTTCAACATCGATCCAGAGGCCATGGCCGAGATCCTGGAGGAGGATGCCCGGGGGGAGCGGCGGATCCGGGCGATCATGCCGGTGCACCTGTTTGGCCAGTGCGCTGCCATGGAGCGGATTCTCGAGCTGGCCCGTCGCTACGAAGTGGCGGTCATTGAAGACGCGGCCCAGGCAATCGGGGCCGAGTATCCCATGATGACCGAACAGGGCGTTGTCTGGAAACGGGCCGGCAGCATGGGTGATACCGGTTGTTTCTCGTTTTTCCCCAGTAAAAATCTCGGCGGCATCGGTGATGGCGGCATGGTCACGACCAACGAACCTGCCCTTGCCGGCCGGCTGCGCTCCCTGCGCAACCATGGGGCAGAGCCTAAATATTTCCATGCCAGTATCGGCGGTAATTTCCGGCTTGATCCCATCCAGGCCACGGTGCTGCGCATCAAGCTCTCACACCTGGAGTCCTGGCACCAGGGACGACGACGCAACAGCGAAAAATATCGGCAGTACTTCTCCGATTCCGGTCTGAACGGAAGTCCGGTCCAACTGCCCGAGGCAGTGTACCGTGATTTTCCCGACGCTGCCGACCATAATTTTCACATATACAATCAGTTCATCATCCGGGTTCCCCGGCGCGATGAGTTGCGGGCCTATCTCCAGGAGCACGAGATCGGCTGCGAGGTGTATTATCCCCTGTGTCTGCACCAGCAGGAATGTCTCAAGTCCCTCGACATGAGCACCCGACATTTTCCAGTTGCCGAGCAGGCGGCCCGCGAAAGCCTGGCCCTGCCCATCTATCCCGAACTTTCCGATGCGCAGATCCAGTATGTGGTTGAAACAATACACTCCTTTTATCATCGCTGA
- a CDS encoding tetratricopeptide repeat protein, translated as MKLHLYKYVGCTALLLVLGLGPAPAGGGQSEPDPPAEGTLGVPERDISYPGLLAPAWKQTWDLARQLVRDRKLGEARIQYQLLLEKKPGVDEARWEYTTILIEQEHWDEAGRQLEQLLEHDPENGKYVLALARVSLMTGNYDRALSLYGQFYERNPDSPRAVNALHGLVTVLERQKRPEMVLPLVEQLMLREPENSALQLKAARLALELDKVERARNLLQALRLKEPDNPEVIGLLARAADRLGLVGEAALWYQVLVGLEPENRQANRWLLEYYHDLNRPAMELRHVETLLKGSPDDASLLERAGVLNMELGQTGRALDYFHFAQMLDPDSERLAGEKKKAEEKLARELVALVENRGADMLWADLDRITSDRIGVYRAMAELLQAQGKQEERIAVLRILFLENGLTAAECCDLARLLLERGQGPVPDCCEPAANRPGEGLENHNRTP; from the coding sequence GTGAAACTCCACCTGTATAAATATGTCGGCTGCACGGCGTTGCTGCTGGTCCTGGGCCTTGGCCCTGCTCCGGCCGGTGGCGGACAGTCCGAGCCGGATCCCCCGGCAGAGGGTACCCTTGGAGTTCCGGAGAGGGATATCTCCTATCCCGGCCTGCTGGCTCCGGCCTGGAAACAGACCTGGGACCTGGCCCGACAGCTGGTTCGAGACCGCAAGCTGGGCGAGGCGCGGATCCAGTACCAGCTTCTGCTTGAAAAAAAACCAGGGGTCGATGAGGCCCGCTGGGAATATACGACCATCCTTATTGAGCAGGAACATTGGGACGAGGCCGGCCGCCAGCTGGAACAGCTGCTTGAACATGACCCTGAAAACGGGAAGTATGTCCTGGCCCTGGCCCGGGTTTCACTGATGACCGGTAATTATGACCGGGCGCTGTCCCTGTATGGCCAGTTCTATGAACGCAATCCAGACAGTCCCAGGGCGGTCAATGCCCTGCATGGACTGGTCACGGTGCTGGAGCGGCAAAAGCGTCCTGAGATGGTGCTGCCGCTGGTGGAACAGCTCATGCTGCGCGAACCGGAAAACAGTGCTTTGCAGCTCAAGGCGGCTCGGCTGGCCCTGGAGCTTGACAAGGTGGAGCGGGCCCGGAACCTGCTGCAGGCACTTCGTCTCAAAGAGCCGGATAATCCCGAGGTCATCGGCCTGCTGGCCAGGGCCGCGGATCGTCTTGGCCTGGTCGGGGAAGCGGCCCTCTGGTACCAGGTCTTGGTGGGTCTGGAGCCGGAAAACCGGCAGGCAAACAGGTGGCTGCTCGAGTATTACCACGACCTGAACCGGCCGGCCATGGAACTCCGCCACGTGGAGACCCTTTTAAAAGGAAGTCCTGATGACGCATCACTTCTTGAGCGGGCTGGTGTTCTGAATATGGAGCTGGGGCAGACCGGAAGGGCCCTTGATTATTTCCATTTCGCTCAGATGCTCGATCCGGACAGTGAACGGCTTGCCGGGGAAAAGAAAAAAGCCGAGGAAAAACTGGCCCGGGAACTGGTGGCGCTGGTGGAGAATCGCGGAGCCGACATGCTGTGGGCCGACCTGGACCGGATCACTTCTGACCGGATCGGGGTCTACCGGGCCATGGCCGAGCTGCTGCAGGCGCAGGGCAAGCAGGAGGAACGGATCGCTGTTCTGCGGATACTCTTTCTTGAAAACGGTCTCACTGCAGCTGAATGCTGCGACCTGGCACGTCTGCTCCTTGAACGCGGTCAGGGGCCGGTGCCGGACTGCTGCGAACCTGCTGCAAACAGACCCGGTGAGGGATTGGAGAACCATAACAGAACTCCTTGA
- the purD gene encoding phosphoribosylamine--glycine ligase → MKVLVIGSGGREHALVWKLRQSEKVKQIYCAPGNAGIRRQADCIDIAANDLQGLLAFALKEKIDLTVVGPEDPLTLGIVDLFEENGLRIFGPSKQAAELEGSKVFTKNFLKKYNIPSASYKVFTKRGAARKYIDKIGAPCVVKADGLAAGKGVIVAHTKAEAKKAVDLIMKDKAFGEAGNQVIIEEFLTGEEASFIAFTDGKTVLPLPSSQDHKAIFEGDRGPNTGGMGAYSPAPVVTRELEMRIMNEVMLPTIRGMEAEGRPYKGMLYAGMMINGDRMDVLEFNCRFGDPECQPLMMRLKSDLVEIFEAAIDERLEEVELEIDPRPAVCVVMASQGYPGKYVTGKPITGFVKASHMKNVMVFHAGTAIKNRRTVTAGGRVLGVTAIGQDIASAIKTAYEAVGVIHWDGCYYRRDIGYKALQRMRKKDAPAVAIVMGSDSDLPVMEAAADFLSSVDIKHKLMISSAHRTPDAAASFAKNARDEGIKVIIAGAGMAAHLAGVLASHTTLPVIGVPIDASPLNGLDALLSTVQMPPGIPVATMGIGKAGARNAAVLAARILGLEDQKIAAALEQFSREMAEQVSRKNEALGR, encoded by the coding sequence ATGAAGGTTCTGGTAATCGGCTCCGGTGGCCGGGAACACGCGCTGGTATGGAAACTGCGCCAGTCGGAAAAGGTTAAACAGATCTACTGCGCCCCGGGTAATGCCGGTATTCGGCGACAGGCGGACTGCATCGATATCGCGGCCAACGATCTTCAGGGGCTGCTTGCGTTTGCCCTCAAGGAAAAGATAGATCTCACGGTGGTCGGCCCTGAAGATCCCCTGACTCTGGGTATCGTCGATCTGTTTGAGGAGAACGGGTTGCGCATTTTCGGGCCCAGCAAACAGGCGGCTGAACTGGAAGGGTCCAAGGTGTTCACCAAGAACTTTCTGAAAAAATACAACATCCCCAGCGCGTCCTACAAGGTGTTCACCAAACGCGGAGCTGCCAGAAAATATATCGACAAGATCGGTGCTCCCTGCGTGGTGAAGGCCGACGGCCTGGCCGCCGGCAAGGGGGTTATCGTGGCCCATACCAAGGCCGAGGCCAAGAAGGCCGTGGACCTGATCATGAAGGACAAGGCTTTTGGCGAGGCCGGCAACCAGGTGATCATTGAGGAGTTTCTCACCGGTGAAGAGGCCTCGTTCATCGCCTTTACCGATGGCAAGACGGTTCTTCCCCTGCCGTCCTCTCAGGATCACAAGGCCATTTTCGAAGGCGACCGGGGTCCCAATACCGGTGGTATGGGCGCCTATTCACCGGCTCCTGTGGTTACCAGGGAGCTTGAGATGCGGATCATGAACGAGGTGATGCTGCCTACCATCCGTGGGATGGAGGCCGAAGGGCGGCCTTATAAGGGCATGCTTTATGCCGGGATGATGATCAACGGCGATCGGATGGATGTGCTGGAATTCAACTGCCGTTTCGGCGATCCCGAATGCCAGCCGCTGATGATGCGGCTCAAGTCAGACCTGGTAGAGATCTTCGAGGCAGCCATCGATGAGCGGCTGGAAGAGGTTGAGCTGGAGATCGATCCCCGGCCGGCGGTCTGCGTGGTCATGGCTTCCCAGGGATATCCTGGAAAATATGTGACAGGCAAACCTATCACCGGGTTTGTCAAGGCCTCCCACATGAAGAATGTCATGGTCTTCCATGCAGGAACCGCCATCAAGAACCGGCGCACCGTCACTGCCGGTGGCCGGGTCCTTGGCGTGACCGCCATTGGCCAGGATATCGCCAGTGCGATCAAGACTGCCTACGAGGCTGTCGGGGTTATCCACTGGGACGGCTGTTACTACCGCCGCGACATCGGCTACAAGGCCCTGCAGAGAATGCGGAAAAAAGATGCACCGGCGGTGGCCATTGTCATGGGCAGCGATTCGGACCTGCCGGTCATGGAGGCGGCGGCCGACTTTCTCAGCTCGGTGGACATCAAGCATAAGCTCATGATCTCCTCGGCTCACCGCACCCCGGACGCGGCGGCTAGCTTTGCGAAAAACGCCAGGGACGAAGGAATCAAGGTGATCATCGCCGGTGCCGGCATGGCAGCCCATCTGGCCGGCGTGCTCGCCTCCCATACCACGCTGCCGGTGATCGGCGTACCCATTGACGCCTCGCCCTTGAACGGTCTGGACGCCCTGCTCTCAACGGTCCAGATGCCCCCGGGCATTCCGGTGGCCACCATGGGGATCGGTAAGGCAGGGGCCAGGAATGCCGCGGTCCTTGCGGCCAGGATCCTTGGGCTTGAAGATCAGAAGATCGCTGCGGCCCTGGAGCAGTTCAGCCGCGAGATGGCCGAACAGGTGAGCCGGAAAAACGAAGCTCTTGGCAGGTGA
- the lepA gene encoding translation elongation factor 4 → MQHIRNFSIIAHIDHGKSTLSDRMIQLCGMVTDREFQDQLLDSMDIERERGITIKSQTICLPYRAKDGTTYTLNLIDTPGHVDFSYEVSRALSSCEGALLLIDAAQGVEAQTLANLYLAMENDLEIIPVINKIDLPSAEPEKVVRSIEEDLGLDADMICKCSAKTGEGVDELLETIVKYLPPPEGDPDKPLEALIFDANYDPYRGTVISVRIINGRLRPGDQIIFMSNGAEYKVEEVGLFHLTREPQKELCAGQVGYIIAGVKTVSDTRPGDTITLKDNPCPAPLPGFREVQQVVFSSIYPISTDDYEDLAAALEKLKLNDAALTFQKDSSAALGFGFRCGFLGLLHLEVVQERLEREFGISLILTVPTVKYQFYLKDGTMREVDNPAYFPDPGSIDRIEEPFIKATIHIPERYMGAVMTLCMERRGENTNYHYPMPGRIEFTCELPLAEVIYDFYDKLKSVTQGYGSFDYELIDYRPSDLVKLDILVNGEQVDALSQLVHSSRARERGLRACERLKEEIPRQMFKIAIQAAIGGNIIARTTVSALRKDVTAKCYGGDISRKRKLLEKQKAGKKRMKTVGNVEIPQRAFLAVLKSD, encoded by the coding sequence ATGCAGCATATTCGAAATTTCAGCATTATCGCTCACATAGATCATGGAAAGTCCACACTTTCCGACCGGATGATCCAGCTTTGCGGCATGGTCACCGACCGGGAGTTCCAGGACCAGCTGCTCGATTCCATGGACATCGAACGGGAGCGTGGCATCACCATCAAGAGTCAGACCATCTGCCTGCCGTACAGGGCAAAGGACGGTACGACCTATACTCTGAACCTGATCGACACTCCGGGGCATGTGGACTTCAGCTACGAGGTTTCGCGGGCCCTGTCCTCCTGCGAGGGCGCCCTGCTCCTCATCGACGCTGCCCAGGGAGTTGAGGCCCAGACCCTGGCCAACCTCTACCTGGCGATGGAGAACGATCTTGAGATCATCCCGGTGATCAACAAGATCGACCTGCCTTCGGCCGAACCTGAAAAGGTGGTCCGGTCCATCGAGGAGGACCTGGGCCTGGATGCGGACATGATCTGCAAGTGTTCAGCCAAGACCGGCGAGGGTGTGGACGAACTGCTCGAGACCATTGTCAAGTACCTGCCCCCGCCCGAAGGCGACCCGGATAAACCGCTCGAGGCTCTGATCTTTGATGCCAACTACGATCCCTATCGGGGGACGGTTATCTCGGTCCGGATTATCAACGGCCGCCTCCGGCCCGGCGACCAGATCATCTTCATGTCCAACGGGGCCGAGTACAAAGTGGAGGAGGTGGGGCTGTTTCACCTGACCAGGGAGCCACAAAAGGAACTCTGTGCCGGCCAGGTAGGCTATATCATTGCCGGGGTCAAGACCGTATCCGACACCAGACCCGGTGATACCATCACCCTCAAGGACAACCCCTGCCCTGCCCCCCTGCCTGGATTCAGGGAAGTGCAACAGGTTGTCTTTTCATCGATCTATCCGATTTCCACCGATGATTATGAAGACCTGGCTGCGGCTCTGGAAAAGCTTAAGTTAAACGATGCAGCCCTCACTTTTCAGAAAGACTCGTCAGCAGCCCTTGGTTTTGGTTTCCGCTGCGGTTTTTTAGGCCTCCTGCACCTGGAGGTGGTTCAGGAGCGGCTGGAGCGTGAGTTCGGCATCTCGCTCATACTCACCGTGCCCACGGTCAAGTACCAGTTTTATCTCAAGGACGGCACCATGCGTGAGGTGGACAACCCGGCCTATTTTCCGGATCCCGGCTCCATCGACCGCATCGAAGAACCGTTCATCAAGGCGACCATCCATATTCCCGAGCGCTACATGGGCGCGGTCATGACGCTCTGCATGGAGCGGCGAGGCGAGAATACCAACTACCACTATCCCATGCCCGGCCGGATCGAGTTCACCTGCGAGCTGCCGCTTGCCGAGGTGATCTACGATTTTTACGATAAGCTCAAGTCCGTGACCCAGGGATACGGTTCCTTTGACTATGAACTGATCGATTACCGCCCAAGCGACCTGGTCAAACTCGATATCCTGGTGAACGGGGAGCAGGTGGACGCCCTCTCCCAGCTTGTCCACAGTTCCCGGGCCAGGGAACGGGGCCTGAGAGCCTGTGAACGGCTGAAGGAAGAGATTCCGCGGCAGATGTTCAAGATCGCCATCCAGGCGGCCATCGGCGGAAACATCATCGCCCGGACAACAGTATCGGCCCTGCGAAAGGATGTAACGGCAAAATGTTATGGGGGTGATATTTCCCGAAAAAGGAAACTTCTGGAAAAACAGAAGGCGGGTAAAAAGCGGATGAAAACCGTGGGCAATGTGGAGATACCTCAACGGGCCTTCCTGGCCGTCCTCAAATCGGATTGA
- the yihA gene encoding ribosome biogenesis GTP-binding protein YihA/YsxC yields the protein MDFSRVEFIKGVYSLKELPEPIWPEIAFAGRSNVGKSSLINRLVRRRNLVKTSSRPGKTQALNYFSVDERMYLVDLPGYGFARVPKQMRSSWEHLITGYLERRETLVCVVVIIDLRHELKSQDRELVDWLRHHQKPFLPVYTKADKLSKNKQMKNAAALDAALTITPDKRVLFSARTGQGREDLESRLANYVENW from the coding sequence ATGGACTTTTCCCGGGTTGAGTTTATCAAGGGGGTCTACTCCTTAAAGGAGCTGCCCGAACCCATCTGGCCGGAGATCGCCTTTGCCGGGCGCTCCAATGTGGGAAAGTCCAGCCTGATCAACCGGCTGGTCAGGCGTCGGAACCTGGTCAAGACCAGTTCCCGTCCGGGCAAGACGCAGGCGCTCAACTACTTTTCCGTGGACGAGCGGATGTACCTGGTCGATCTGCCGGGGTATGGTTTTGCCCGGGTTCCCAAACAGATGCGCTCCTCCTGGGAACATCTCATTACCGGCTACCTCGAAAGGCGGGAGACCTTGGTCTGCGTGGTGGTGATAATTGACCTGCGTCATGAATTAAAAAGCCAGGACCGGGAGCTGGTGGACTGGCTCAGGCACCATCAAAAGCCCTTTCTTCCGGTCTACACCAAGGCAGATAAACTCTCGAAAAACAAGCAGATGAAGAATGCAGCCGCGCTGGATGCGGCCTTGACGATCACCCCGGATAAGCGGGTCCTTTTCTCGGCCAGAACCGGGCAGGGACGGGAAGATCTGGAAAGCAGACTTGCAAACTATGTTGAAAATTGGTAG
- the greA gene encoding transcription elongation factor GreA, with protein sequence MVERIPMSKTGHQRLREELDRLERVDRHEVVKAIEIARAHGDLSENAEYHAAKERQGMIEGRIMELKDKLGRAEVIDCSQVRCDKAVFGTVVTLMDMDTDEEVTYQLLGPEEADVKKGSISVLSPLGRSILGKEIGDEVVTKTPGGVREFEVVDIKPAPVE encoded by the coding sequence ATGGTAGAACGAATTCCGATGTCAAAGACCGGACATCAGCGTCTTCGTGAGGAGCTTGACCGGCTTGAGCGCGTGGACCGGCATGAGGTGGTCAAGGCCATCGAGATTGCCCGGGCCCATGGTGACCTCAGCGAAAACGCCGAGTACCATGCGGCCAAGGAACGTCAGGGAATGATCGAAGGTCGGATCATGGAGCTCAAGGATAAACTGGGCCGGGCCGAGGTTATCGACTGCTCGCAGGTTCGCTGCGACAAGGCGGTCTTCGGTACGGTGGTGACCCTGATGGACATGGACACGGACGAGGAGGTAACCTACCAGCTCCTGGGTCCGGAAGAGGCGGATGTGAAAAAAGGCTCTATTTCAGTGCTCTCTCCCCTGGGCCGCTCCATCCTGGGCAAGGAGATCGGTGACGAGGTGGTGACCAAGACGCCCGGCGGAGTGCGTGAATTCGAGGTGGTCGATATCAAGCCCGCACCGGTGGAGTAG
- a CDS encoding TetR/AcrR family transcriptional regulator yields the protein MKSVDKHGKIIRAATKVFAKKGFFNARISDIAKEAKVADGTIYLYFNNKFDILISVFEQEIGRLVDQMTTLLAKEDDPRRMLEIFITKHLTEMKKNRNLAEVIQIELRQTNKLIRDYRNNKFSEYVNIVSSIIKKGQEENVFRKDILPGIAKRAIFGALDEIARIWNLNLETEYTVEETAKQVTDIFQLGILAPGEKKPEG from the coding sequence ATGAAATCAGTAGACAAACACGGCAAAATCATTCGTGCCGCCACTAAGGTCTTTGCCAAAAAAGGTTTTTTCAATGCCCGGATTTCCGACATTGCCAAGGAAGCCAAGGTGGCAGACGGCACGATCTATCTTTATTTTAACAATAAATTTGACATCCTGATTTCGGTATTCGAACAGGAAATCGGCCGTCTTGTCGATCAGATGACCACCCTGCTGGCCAAGGAAGACGATCCCCGGCGGATGTTGGAAATCTTCATCACCAAACACCTGACGGAGATGAAGAAAAACCGCAACCTGGCCGAGGTGATTCAGATCGAGCTCAGACAGACCAACAAGCTGATCCGCGATTACCGCAACAACAAGTTCAGCGAATACGTCAATATTGTCTCATCGATCATAAAAAAAGGGCAGGAAGAAAATGTCTTTCGCAAAGACATCCTGCCCGGTATCGCCAAGAGGGCGATATTCGGGGCCCTGGACGAAATAGCCAGGATATGGAACCTGAATCTGGAAACTGAGTATACGGTCGAGGAAACGGCCAAGCAGGTAACCGATATCTTTCAACTCGGCATTCTGGCCCCCGGGGAGAAAAAACCTGAGGGCTGA
- a CDS encoding L-threonylcarbamoyladenylate synthase, translating to MKNRATAKQLEQAVSVLRQGGVVAFPTETYYGLAVDPFNDRALESLFTLKKRAGDKPVLVLVREPGEIKSLVASVPPVYEQLISLFWPGPLTLVFPARPSLSHWLTGGTGTIGIRQSPHPVALALVTAFGGPITATSANISGLPPACSADMVRAGFGAQPDFILDGGRTTGSGGSTLVGLDREEQLWCLREGMLPLETINRQIYPRRVRRPAQ from the coding sequence GTGAAGAACCGGGCAACTGCCAAGCAGCTTGAGCAGGCGGTTTCGGTCCTCAGGCAGGGAGGGGTGGTTGCCTTTCCCACCGAGACCTACTATGGCCTGGCTGTGGATCCATTCAATGACCGGGCCCTGGAGAGTCTTTTTACCCTCAAGAAACGGGCTGGCGACAAGCCGGTGCTGGTCCTGGTCCGGGAGCCGGGGGAAATCAAATCTCTGGTGGCCTCGGTCCCGCCGGTCTATGAACAGCTGATTTCGCTGTTCTGGCCCGGCCCCCTGACCCTGGTCTTTCCCGCCCGTCCGTCGCTGTCGCACTGGCTGACGGGTGGGACCGGTACCATCGGCATCAGGCAGTCACCCCATCCGGTGGCCCTGGCCCTGGTCACAGCCTTTGGTGGCCCGATAACCGCCACCAGTGCGAACATATCCGGTCTGCCGCCAGCCTGTTCGGCTGACATGGTCCGGGCCGGTTTTGGCGCCCAGCCTGATTTTATCCTGGATGGCGGCCGCACCACCGGCAGCGGCGGCTCCACCCTGGTCGGCCTGGACCGGGAGGAACAACTGTGGTGTCTGCGTGAAGGCATGCTTCCGCTGGAGACGATCAACAGGCAGATCTACCCCCGGAGGGTTCGCAGGCCGGCTCAGTAG